A single region of the Nostoc sp. MS1 genome encodes:
- a CDS encoding RNA recognition motif domain-containing protein, with amino-acid sequence MSVYIGNLSYEVTQDTLTGIFAEYGSVKRVQLPTDRETGQLPGFGFVEMASDAEETAAIEALDGAEWMGRDLKVNKAKPRENRSSFGGNQGNYGGRSRY; translated from the coding sequence ATGTCAGTTTATATAGGCAACCTCTCTTACGAAGTTACCCAAGACACCTTGACTGGTATTTTCGCAGAATATGGTTCTGTCAAGCGTGTTCAGTTACCTACTGACCGCGAAACAGGACAACTACCTGGTTTCGGTTTTGTGGAAATGGCTTCGGATGCTGAAGAAACAGCAGCTATTGAGGCTCTCGATGGTGCAGAGTGGATGGGACGAGACTTGAAAGTAAACAAAGCTAAACCCAGAGAAAATAGAAGTTCATTTGGTGGCAATCAAGGTAACTATGGTGGACGTAGCCGTTACTAA
- a CDS encoding GNAT family N-acetyltransferase encodes MKRSELDVVIDWAAIEGWNPGIYDAECFYQADQCGFFVGELNDELVASISAVAYSQHFAVIGFYIVKEQFRGRGFGIKMWRRAMAYLGSERNISLDGVIAQQENYKKSGFQIAYRHIRYQVVGGGIGPDGIVELKTVPFDQLVAYEQKLFPAEREQFLRLWIKQPNSAAYAVVRDGQIVGYGVIRQSHTGLRIGPLNADNEQIAEQLLLALLAFGGDALVFVDVPDANLEAIRLAQRYGMKPVSEVARMYNKEIPNLPINRVFAVTCLEVG; translated from the coding sequence ATGAAGAGGTCAGAATTAGATGTGGTAATTGATTGGGCAGCGATTGAAGGCTGGAATCCAGGAATTTATGACGCTGAATGTTTTTACCAAGCTGACCAATGCGGTTTTTTCGTGGGGGAATTAAATGATGAACTTGTAGCAAGTATTTCTGCTGTTGCTTACTCTCAACACTTTGCTGTTATTGGTTTTTATATTGTCAAAGAGCAGTTTCGGGGGCGAGGTTTTGGCATAAAGATGTGGAGGAGAGCAATGGCATACCTTGGTAGTGAGCGTAACATTAGTTTAGATGGAGTAATTGCTCAACAGGAGAACTACAAAAAATCTGGTTTTCAAATTGCCTACCGTCATATTCGTTATCAAGTTGTAGGCGGTGGCATTGGGCCGGACGGCATTGTAGAACTGAAAACTGTGCCGTTTGATCAGTTAGTTGCTTATGAGCAGAAGCTTTTTCCGGCAGAGCGCGAACAGTTTCTAAGACTTTGGATAAAGCAACCAAACAGTGCTGCATATGCAGTTGTTAGAGATGGGCAAATTGTAGGTTATGGAGTCATCCGCCAAAGTCACACAGGTTTGCGGATTGGGCCATTGAATGCTGACAATGAACAAATAGCCGAGCAACTCTTACTCGCCTTGCTTGCTTTTGGTGGTGATGCTTTGGTGTTTGTTGATGTGCCAGATGCTAATTTAGAAGCAATAAGGCTGGCTCAACGTTACGGGATGAAGCCAGTCTCCGAAGTTGCTCGGATGTACAACAAAGAAATTCCTAACTTGCCTATAAATCGTGTATTTGCTGTGACTTGCCTAGAGGTTGGTTAG
- a CDS encoding TnsA endonuclease N-terminal domain-containing protein, which translates to MTDDEFDYWCRQQQLTVSCKDLIAAIRAAPPSRRVQGRAKNVSGVYPSRKMGQTIQFESHTVELWAIYQMEHDPIVLEFYDQPPPFKIHYQNQNGRKIGHYHTPDFFVLRTTGAAWEEWKTETELKRLAQKYPSRYQKTETGHWHCPPGEAYAASFGLTYHVRTDTELNPIFTQNLMFLEDYFRFSANIPHSITEQILSSVQASPGTTIATTLATIGGVRANDIYAMIATEQLYVDLYAVPLVEHWRVQLWADQQTHTAHTHLAIGTTGHHQQIISPTTLLPNTLLVWDAQLWTLVNLGEKTTTLLPEVGQPMQLPTAFFHSLFDSGTINIHTSETHATINEKVHELMDAASPTDLQRANHRFHLVQAYFQHRTDIYKDIPQSTLSRWVKQFREAEATFGCGYVGLLPRTASRGNRQPKAPREQRDFVKSDQNQAIAKNHT; encoded by the coding sequence ATGACAGACGACGAATTTGATTATTGGTGTAGGCAACAGCAACTAACGGTATCCTGCAAAGACTTAATCGCCGCAATTCGCGCTGCGCCACCTTCTCGCAGAGTACAAGGACGCGCCAAGAACGTCAGTGGAGTTTACCCTAGCCGCAAAATGGGTCAAACCATTCAATTTGAGAGCCACACAGTAGAACTGTGGGCGATTTATCAAATGGAACATGACCCTATTGTGTTAGAGTTCTACGACCAACCACCGCCATTTAAAATTCATTACCAAAACCAAAACGGACGGAAAATAGGTCATTACCATACCCCAGACTTCTTCGTGCTGCGGACGACGGGTGCAGCCTGGGAAGAATGGAAAACCGAAACCGAATTAAAACGACTAGCCCAAAAATACCCTTCACGCTACCAAAAAACTGAAACTGGTCATTGGCATTGCCCCCCAGGAGAAGCTTACGCCGCATCATTTGGACTCACATACCATGTTCGCACCGATACCGAACTAAATCCCATATTCACTCAGAACCTAATGTTTTTAGAAGACTACTTTAGGTTCAGTGCCAATATCCCCCACTCCATTACAGAACAAATACTGTCGTCAGTTCAAGCCAGTCCAGGAACAACCATAGCCACTACACTTGCAACCATCGGGGGAGTACGTGCTAACGATATTTACGCCATGATTGCTACTGAGCAACTCTACGTAGACTTGTATGCAGTTCCCTTAGTCGAGCATTGGCGAGTACAGCTATGGGCAGACCAACAAACTCATACTGCTCATACACATTTAGCCATAGGGACAACTGGGCATCATCAACAAATCATCTCGCCCACAACACTTTTGCCCAATACCTTATTAGTCTGGGACGCACAACTTTGGACTTTAGTTAACTTGGGCGAGAAGACAACCACACTTTTACCCGAAGTCGGGCAACCAATGCAATTGCCCACAGCATTTTTTCATTCATTATTTGATAGCGGCACTATCAACATTCATACTTCAGAAACACACGCAACCATCAATGAAAAAGTGCATGAATTGATGGATGCCGCCTCGCCTACGGATCTACAAAGAGCCAATCACAGATTTCATCTAGTACAAGCATATTTCCAGCACCGCACAGACATATATAAGGACATACCTCAAAGCACCTTGTCTCGATGGGTCAAACAGTTTCGAGAAGCCGAAGCCACTTTTGGTTGCGGTTATGTTGGGTTACTGCCACGTACCGCTAGTAGAGGAAATCGCCAACCCAAAGCACCAAGGGAGCAACGCGATTTTGTGAAGTCGGATCAAAATCAAGCGATCGCTAAAAATCATACTTAA
- a CDS encoding DUF5674 family protein gives MVLIIREPATPQQIESMLKTWDVFIKIAVDIERKILAGGGVRHYECEQELLKDGSRQRDIWGADWSPSTQELVFESIINIRPSQNNRSMIIQSTQIRQQVSQITQQLLGGS, from the coding sequence TTGGTTTTAATTATTCGTGAGCCTGCTACTCCCCAACAAATAGAGTCCATGCTAAAAACTTGGGATGTTTTCATTAAAATAGCAGTAGACATCGAGCGCAAGATTTTAGCAGGCGGCGGTGTTCGCCATTATGAGTGTGAACAAGAATTACTTAAGGATGGAAGCCGACAACGCGATATCTGGGGTGCTGATTGGTCGCCTTCTACACAGGAATTGGTATTTGAGTCTATCATTAACATTCGCCCCAGTCAAAACAATCGAAGTATGATCATACAATCTACCCAAATTCGGCAGCAAGTAAGCCAAATTACCCAACAATTGCTAGGAGGTTCATAA
- a CDS encoding PAS domain S-box protein → MGRTRPMNYPCKFHLFEAEKARVLGQFFEAEEFYERAIAEAAENECIQEEALAYELAAKHYLARGRSKIAQTYMKEAHYCYDRWGATAKVKDLEKRYPQLLNTNLVRQSHSIVTDETIRHPTAAIDLAAAMKAAQAISEMIHLDQLTATLMQVVIKNAGAETGALVLLEDDRLTVVAQCSGSRQCNLEKIAVADCATIPVSVIQSVERTSETLVLDDAISESSFSTDPYIQHQQTRSLLCMPILKQNHLMGILYLENNFSTGVFTSDRLQVLKLLIAQAAISLENARLYERLSDYSKTLERKVEEQTQALQQEIAERQQTEAALRQSEANYRNLLQTANSVIIRYDPQGRIHYINDYGVKLLGYEEHQILGRTLFETIIPDIEISGRDVKPFVHDLLRNPQSYPQGEGENLCRDGRRVWVVWSNQAIFNEQGDVIEILSVGNDTTQRRQAEEALQRSEAKFRAIFENSQVGIYRTRTCDGLILNANQRFADLFGFDSPQEMIGIEHTIGYWVNPSDRQQGIEVMKRDGEVRSFEAQMRKRDGTVFWGLFSSYLNADDDYIEGVLADISDRKQAEVALQASEAELRALFSAIPDPMYIFNGEGQLICAIKGNPSYGELHREEYFGKTLHQIYATKQADEFLSYIQQVLRTQQVLTVEYSQWIAEREIWFSARIAPIRHEQVIWIARDITLQKRAEAASILEERNRMAREIHDTLAQAFTGILAQVGAAKQVLTDDLEATEAHIDLIKELARTGLVEARRSVVALRPQLLEEGSLQSALHRLVAQLRTAAMDTTLYYEIEGAVYSLPTEVESNLLRIGQEALTNAIRHANADEIRVELIYDRDQVCLRVQDNGQGFGVGSIPASEGFGLLGMSERAERIGAQLTIRSQPGEGTEMIVTVDQEASQ, encoded by the coding sequence ATGGGCAGAACGCGCCCCATGAATTATCCATGTAAATTTCATCTATTCGAGGCAGAAAAAGCGCGAGTCTTAGGGCAATTTTTTGAGGCTGAAGAGTTTTATGAGCGAGCGATCGCGGAGGCTGCTGAAAATGAGTGTATCCAGGAAGAAGCACTCGCCTATGAATTAGCGGCTAAACATTATCTGGCGCGAGGGCGGTCAAAAATTGCTCAAACTTACATGAAAGAGGCACACTATTGCTACGATCGCTGGGGCGCAACCGCTAAAGTTAAAGATTTAGAAAAACGCTATCCACAACTCCTCAACACCAACCTAGTTCGGCAATCACATTCAATCGTGACTGATGAAACGATCCGTCATCCAACTGCGGCGATCGATTTGGCTGCGGCGATGAAAGCGGCTCAAGCCATCTCAGAAATGATTCATCTCGATCAATTAACTGCAACATTGATGCAGGTGGTGATAAAAAATGCAGGAGCCGAAACTGGCGCTCTGGTTCTCCTGGAAGATGATCGGCTCACTGTTGTGGCTCAGTGCAGTGGGAGTAGACAGTGTAACCTAGAAAAGATCGCTGTTGCTGACTGTGCAACAATTCCTGTCTCCGTCATCCAATCAGTAGAACGCACATCTGAAACTCTGGTGCTTGATGATGCAATCAGCGAATCGTCTTTTTCAACTGATCCTTATATTCAACATCAACAGACGCGATCGCTCCTGTGTATGCCCATTCTCAAGCAAAATCATCTGATGGGCATACTTTATCTGGAGAACAATTTCAGTACCGGAGTGTTTACTAGCGATCGCTTGCAAGTCCTTAAACTGTTGATTGCTCAGGCAGCAATTTCACTGGAGAATGCTCGGTTATATGAACGATTATCGGATTATTCCAAAACACTGGAAAGGAAGGTAGAAGAGCAAACTCAAGCTTTGCAGCAGGAGATCGCGGAACGTCAACAAACCGAAGCCGCATTGAGACAAAGTGAAGCGAACTACCGCAACCTGCTACAAACCGCAAATTCCGTTATCATTCGCTATGATCCGCAAGGACGGATTCACTACATTAACGATTATGGGGTAAAGCTTCTTGGCTATGAAGAACATCAGATTTTAGGGCGAACCTTATTTGAAACAATCATTCCAGACATCGAAATCTCTGGACGCGATGTCAAACCCTTTGTCCATGATTTACTTCGTAATCCTCAATCGTACCCGCAAGGCGAGGGTGAAAACTTGTGTCGAGACGGTCGGCGAGTTTGGGTTGTTTGGTCAAATCAAGCCATCTTCAATGAACAGGGAGATGTCATTGAAATTTTATCAGTTGGCAATGACACCACCCAGCGTAGACAAGCAGAAGAGGCATTACAACGCAGTGAAGCCAAGTTCCGAGCTATCTTTGAAAACTCGCAGGTTGGTATCTACCGCACCCGCACCTGTGATGGATTAATTCTCAATGCCAATCAACGCTTTGCCGATCTGTTTGGTTTTGATTCACCCCAAGAGATGATTGGGATTGAACACACTATAGGCTATTGGGTCAATCCCAGTGATCGCCAACAAGGCATTGAGGTGATGAAGCGGGATGGGGAAGTGCGAAGCTTTGAAGCACAGATGCGAAAACGAGATGGGACAGTGTTTTGGGGGCTTTTCTCTTCTTATCTGAATGCAGACGATGACTACATCGAAGGGGTGCTTGCGGATATTAGCGATCGCAAACAGGCAGAAGTAGCATTACAAGCCTCTGAAGCAGAGCTACGGGCGCTCTTTTCAGCTATTCCCGATCCAATGTATATCTTCAATGGTGAGGGACAATTGATCTGTGCAATCAAAGGGAATCCGTCATATGGAGAGTTGCATAGGGAGGAGTATTTTGGTAAAACACTGCATCAAATCTATGCTACAAAACAAGCTGATGAATTCCTGAGTTACATTCAGCAGGTGCTGAGAACCCAACAAGTACTCACAGTTGAATACAGCCAGTGGATAGCTGAACGAGAAATCTGGTTTTCAGCGCGCATTGCACCGATTCGGCACGAACAGGTGATTTGGATAGCGCGAGATATTACGCTGCAAAAGCGAGCAGAAGCAGCCTCAATTTTGGAAGAACGCAACCGCATGGCGCGTGAAATTCACGACACACTCGCTCAGGCGTTTACAGGCATTCTGGCTCAGGTAGGAGCGGCAAAACAGGTGTTAACGGATGATTTAGAAGCAACTGAGGCACACATAGACCTGATCAAAGAATTGGCGCGAACTGGACTGGTTGAAGCGCGGCGATCGGTAGTAGCGCTCCGTCCTCAGCTTTTGGAGGAAGGCAGTCTACAGAGCGCTCTACATCGTCTCGTCGCTCAACTCAGAACTGCCGCAATGGATACCACTTTATATTATGAGATTGAGGGTGCAGTATATTCTCTGCCGACTGAAGTCGAGAGTAATCTACTGCGGATTGGGCAGGAAGCCTTAACCAATGCGATTAGACACGCCAATGCTGATGAAATTCGAGTGGAGCTAATCTACGATCGCGATCAGGTTTGCTTGCGCGTGCAAGACAATGGACAGGGCTTTGGAGTTGGAAGTATTCCAGCCTCTGAGGGTTTTGGCTTACTAGGCATGAGCGAACGGGCAGAGCGCATCGGCGCACAACTCACGATTCGGAGTCAACCTGGAGAAGGAACAGAGATGATTGTTACCGTCGATCAGGAGGCATCACAATGA
- a CDS encoding TIM barrel protein — MELYLSLSAYGGVSTREALTIFWNAGIRYTELAIGPRPDADATQAIEDFRQMGMVYRAHHAFVWRDRHYPFNLAQPQDWKYFEHLTDYLASIGITAYSVHGGNFSKTTERAKAYTTFVENIDYLYQLCIKRDIVLGVETMYPTHPISSVENLLDNATELAQFCQDMPQIKIVIDLAHVNIWHHKNQVKLNQWLGLPLERLLEIHISDNDGRQDIHSRITDNTWWLSQIPNFPMGIPLVLESRLNRLPVSIVQEECERIAALILR, encoded by the coding sequence ATGGAATTGTATTTGAGCTTGTCAGCCTATGGTGGAGTTTCAACCCGTGAAGCACTAACAATATTTTGGAATGCAGGAATCCGGTATACTGAACTGGCTATTGGCCCTCGTCCTGATGCTGATGCCACACAAGCAATTGAAGACTTTAGACAAATGGGAATGGTCTATCGAGCGCATCATGCTTTTGTTTGGAGAGATCGCCATTATCCTTTTAACCTAGCTCAACCTCAAGATTGGAAATATTTTGAGCATTTGACAGACTATCTAGCCAGTATCGGGATCACAGCTTATTCAGTACATGGAGGAAACTTTTCTAAGACTACTGAACGTGCCAAAGCATACACAACATTCGTAGAAAACATTGACTATCTTTATCAGCTTTGTATAAAGCGAGATATTGTTCTGGGTGTAGAGACAATGTATCCTACACATCCCATAAGTTCTGTAGAGAATCTTTTGGATAATGCGACCGAGTTGGCCCAATTTTGCCAAGATATGCCACAAATTAAGATAGTTATAGATTTGGCGCATGTCAACATTTGGCATCATAAAAACCAAGTAAAGCTAAATCAATGGTTGGGACTCCCATTAGAGAGACTTTTAGAAATCCACATTTCCGACAATGATGGACGACAGGATATACATTCGCGGATTACGGACAATACTTGGTGGTTATCTCAAATTCCCAATTTTCCAATGGGGATTCCTTTAGTGTTAGAGAGCCGATTAAATCGACTGCCTGTTTCAATCGTGCAGGAAGAATGCGAACGGATCGCTGCTTTAATTCTCAGGTAG
- a CDS encoding pentapeptide repeat-containing protein, whose product MKDIISIISKSLLNRPKESILLFDSTTGANEIAQMLNGSWDGCNSISLIECDEIAVNTAANLLEVTWCYQGASQAVLKRVTSEEIFRRYATGERNFINANLRCAELVSAELTEINLSYAKLSWADLRQANLDKADLTAADLSQANLSGAELSGANLTRVNLKGANLKQASLCGANLIGANLAEADLTNANLTGANLSLAELRGANLHLCNLNGANLTGAKFIESQLDFAQF is encoded by the coding sequence ATGAAAGATATTATCTCAATTATCTCAAAGAGTCTTTTAAACCGACCTAAAGAATCTATTTTATTATTTGATTCAACCACTGGAGCTAATGAAATCGCTCAAATGCTTAATGGTAGTTGGGATGGTTGTAATAGTATATCTTTGATTGAATGTGATGAGATAGCTGTTAATACTGCTGCCAACTTATTAGAAGTTACATGGTGTTATCAAGGTGCATCTCAAGCAGTTCTAAAGCGAGTAACATCTGAGGAAATTTTCCGACGATATGCAACAGGAGAAAGAAATTTTATTAATGCAAATTTGAGATGTGCGGAACTGGTATCCGCAGAGCTAACTGAAATTAATCTGAGTTATGCAAAATTGAGTTGGGCAGATTTAAGGCAAGCCAATCTAGACAAAGCCGATTTGACAGCAGCAGACTTGAGCCAAGCTAATTTAAGTGGAGCCGAACTGAGCGGCGCAAACCTAACCAGAGTAAACCTCAAAGGAGCTAACCTAAAACAAGCCTCATTATGTGGAGCTAACTTAATTGGAGCCAATTTAGCTGAAGCTGACCTGACTAATGCAAATTTAACTGGAGCTAATCTGTCCTTAGCAGAACTAAGAGGAGCAAATTTACACTTATGCAATTTGAATGGGGCAAACCTAACCGGAGCGAAGTTTATTGAAAGTCAGCTAGATTTTGCTCAGTTCTGA
- a CDS encoding endonuclease NucS domain-containing protein, whose translation MTGAALRKTSAGWDFASVAALEDFIWDNLQQLLGFTPLKRQYIVKNEVCDILALDEQQQLVILELKMLRMGKCGWLQSSNQCQVG comes from the coding sequence CTGACTGGTGCAGCTTTAAGAAAAACAAGCGCGGGCTGGGATTTTGCATCTGTTGCTGCATTAGAAGATTTTATCTGGGATAATCTACAACAGTTGCTAGGGTTTACCCCACTCAAGCGACAGTATATAGTTAAAAACGAAGTCTGCGATATACTAGCCCTGGATGAGCAACAGCAGTTAGTCATCTTAGAATTAAAAATGCTGAGGATGGGCAAATGCGGCTGGCTTCAATCCAGTAACCAATGTCAGGTAGGCTAG
- a CDS encoding response regulator: MSQSIRVLIADDHAIFRQGLATIINRDPDMQVIAQAENGEQAIALFGEHQPDVTLMDLRMPEVEGVAAIGAICATAKSARIIVLTTYDSDEDIYRGLQAGAKGYLLKETEPDELLNAIRTVHRGQKYIPPDVGAKLVQRLSNPELSERELEVLRSLAQGMSNADIAAALSIGEGTVKSHVNRILNKLDVSDRTQAVIVAVKRGIVNL, translated from the coding sequence ATGAGCCAAAGCATTCGGGTTCTCATTGCAGACGATCATGCTATTTTTCGGCAAGGATTAGCCACCATTATTAACCGTGACCCAGATATGCAGGTAATTGCCCAAGCCGAAAATGGGGAACAAGCGATCGCTCTATTTGGGGAACACCAACCGGATGTCACGCTCATGGATCTGCGAATGCCTGAAGTGGAAGGAGTTGCCGCCATCGGTGCAATTTGTGCTACTGCTAAATCTGCTCGGATTATTGTACTGACCACGTATGATAGTGACGAAGATATTTATCGGGGATTGCAGGCAGGCGCAAAAGGATATCTGTTGAAAGAAACTGAACCTGACGAGCTTCTGAATGCTATTCGTACTGTTCATCGGGGTCAGAAGTATATTCCGCCTGATGTAGGAGCAAAGTTGGTACAGCGCCTCAGCAATCCTGAACTGAGTGAACGAGAACTAGAAGTACTCCGTTCACTGGCTCAGGGAATGAGCAATGCCGATATTGCAGCTGCTTTGAGTATCGGTGAAGGCACTGTCAAATCTCATGTCAATCGGATTTTGAATAAGTTAGATGTTAGCGATCGCACCCAAGCTGTAATTGTTGCCGTTAAACGCGGCATTGTTAATTTATAG
- a CDS encoding prolyl hydroxylase family protein, whose translation MSKKNLLNNEIFTLDNILCPQECAEYINLTESIGYTEAPINTIRGFQMRRDIRNNERVILDDHQRAFDLWQRVSDYIPKTIGRWQAVGLNERFRFYRYDPGQRFAIHHDGSYRRPNGEESLLTFMIYLNEGFEGGETRFHLSPRYHEELPNISVVPVIGMALCFVHELVHEGVTVVQGRKYVLRSDVMYRQQSRVY comes from the coding sequence ATGAGCAAGAAAAATTTACTGAACAATGAAATTTTTACTTTAGACAATATTCTCTGTCCACAAGAGTGTGCTGAGTATATTAATTTGACTGAAAGTATTGGTTATACAGAAGCTCCAATCAATACGATTCGAGGGTTCCAAATGCGTCGTGATATCCGTAATAATGAGCGAGTTATTCTTGATGATCACCAACGAGCTTTTGACTTATGGCAGCGTGTGTCAGATTATATTCCTAAAACAATTGGCAGGTGGCAAGCAGTAGGATTGAATGAGCGTTTTCGTTTTTATCGTTATGACCCAGGACAGAGATTTGCAATACATCATGACGGTTCTTATCGGCGACCGAATGGGGAGGAAAGTCTGTTAACTTTCATGATTTACCTAAATGAAGGTTTTGAGGGTGGTGAAACTCGTTTTCATCTTTCACCTCGATACCATGAAGAATTACCTAATATTAGTGTGGTTCCAGTCATAGGTATGGCTTTATGCTTTGTTCATGAGCTTGTGCATGAAGGTGTTACTGTTGTTCAAGGACGAAAGTATGTTTTGCGCTCAGATGTTATGTATCGTCAACAGTCAAGAGTCTATTAG
- a CDS encoding PPC domain-containing DNA-binding protein, with product MKISAIRLKPNEDLRQSLKNFAIEQNIQAGFILSGIGSLKQAAIRFANQDKSTTFDEKFEILALNGTLSNEGIHLHIALADQQGKTIGGHLVDGCIIYTTAEIVIGTTQDFCFGRSFDEQTGYQELDIQYLPLIDS from the coding sequence ATGAAAATATCGGCAATTAGACTCAAACCTAATGAAGATTTAAGACAATCTCTAAAAAACTTTGCCATAGAGCAAAATATACAAGCAGGATTTATTTTAAGTGGTATCGGCAGTTTAAAACAAGCGGCAATTCGCTTTGCTAATCAAGATAAAAGTACAACCTTTGATGAAAAATTTGAAATTTTAGCTCTCAATGGAACTTTATCGAATGAAGGGATACATCTGCACATTGCTCTAGCAGATCAACAAGGTAAGACTATTGGTGGTCATCTTGTCGATGGATGTATAATCTATACTACTGCGGAAATAGTTATTGGTACTACTCAAGATTTTTGCTTTGGAAGAAGCTTTGATGAGCAAACTGGGTATCAAGAATTAGATATTCAATATCTTCCACTAATAGACTCTTGA
- a CDS encoding VOC family protein gives MTISLNHTIVPAHDKEASAQFFAQIFGLNVEPVGHFAAVRVNDTLTLDFDNRETFESHHYAFHVSDEEFDTIFARIKQAGLEYSSDPMHHNKGEINHRKGGRGFYFYDPNGHNLELLTRD, from the coding sequence ATGACAATATCTTTGAATCACACTATAGTCCCTGCTCATGATAAAGAAGCATCTGCACAGTTTTTTGCACAAATTTTTGGTTTAAATGTTGAGCCTGTCGGTCATTTTGCTGCTGTGCGCGTTAATGACACACTTACACTAGATTTTGATAACAGAGAAACATTTGAGTCTCACCATTATGCTTTTCATGTCAGCGATGAAGAATTTGATACTATCTTTGCCAGAATCAAACAAGCTGGTCTGGAGTATAGTAGCGACCCGATGCACCACAATAAAGGAGAAATTAACCATAGGAAAGGAGGACGTGGATTTTATTTTTATGACCCAAATGGTCATAACTTGGAACTTTTGACCCGTGATTAA
- a CDS encoding GIY-YIG nuclease family protein, whose amino-acid sequence MPYHDSGRIQPKPLEPQQLNLFAKNTITPSYSSKSETLLMSADALQQWKSRILTHQQQVRVNQSPQQATLFDLTPTHCDPEEIDPFTLHLQPMAFYRMPDDFGQAALYFVIDSAALLLLYVGETKRSNKRWRGTHDCKHYISSYQDLHYRYQMETAVNIGFWWDTPVERRARQQLELSLILKWRSPFNKENWQQWGQPFK is encoded by the coding sequence ATGCCTTATCATGACTCTGGTCGCATTCAGCCAAAGCCATTGGAACCACAGCAACTCAACCTCTTCGCCAAAAATACAATTACGCCCAGCTACAGCAGTAAATCAGAGACTCTGCTGATGAGTGCTGATGCTTTACAGCAATGGAAGTCGCGCATACTGACTCATCAGCAACAGGTAAGAGTAAACCAATCACCTCAACAAGCTACACTGTTTGACCTAACACCAACACATTGCGACCCAGAAGAGATAGATCCGTTCACGTTGCATTTACAACCGATGGCCTTTTACCGAATGCCTGATGATTTTGGTCAAGCCGCTTTGTACTTTGTGATTGATTCTGCTGCTTTGCTGTTACTTTATGTGGGAGAAACCAAGCGGAGTAACAAGCGTTGGCGAGGGACACATGATTGCAAGCATTACATCAGCAGTTACCAAGACCTGCACTATCGTTATCAAATGGAGACGGCAGTTAACATTGGTTTTTGGTGGGATACGCCTGTTGAGCGTCGAGCGCGACAGCAGTTAGAGTTGAGCTTGATTTTGAAGTGGCGTAGTCCATTTAACAAGGAAAACTGGCAGCAGTGGGGTCAACCGTTTAAGTAA